In a single window of the Zea mays cultivar B73 chromosome 5, Zm-B73-REFERENCE-NAM-5.0, whole genome shotgun sequence genome:
- the LOC100280455 gene encoding Acyl carrier protein 3, chloroplastic-like, with product MAAPVAAYSPALRVQVKAAMDAASSFRVLASLSFPGQRASFPSIRMQKRSQVSCSLAKQETVEKVSEIVKNQLALPEDTGVTGETKFVDIGADSLDTVEIVMGLEEAFQISVDESSAQEIQTVEDAAALIDKLIAEKDA from the exons ATGGCTGCTCCGGTCGCCGCATACTCCCCGGCGCTGCGGGTCCAAGTGAAAGCAGCCATGGATGCAGCGTCGTCGTTCCGAGTATTGGCATCTCTCAGTTTCCCCGGGCAAAGAGCAAGCTTTCCATCGATTCGGATGCAGAAGCGCTCTCAAGTGTCCTGTTCGCTG GCAAAACAAGAAACAGTTGAGAAGGTCAGCGAGATCGTGAAGAATCAGTTAGCTCTACCCGAAGACACCGGAGTAACAGGAGAGACAAAGTTTGTAGACATTGGAGCCGACTCACTGGACACG GTTGAAATCGTGATGGGGCTTGAGGAAGCGTTCCAAATCAGCGTGGACGAATCGAGCGCTCAAGAGATCCAGACGGTGGAGGACGCTGCTGCTCTCATCGACAAGCTTATCGCGGAGAAGGACGCTTGA
- the LOC103625710 gene encoding S-norcoclaurine synthase 1 — protein sequence MDAKPRNLGGSLPVPNVQDLAARPGDELTPPVLSRYLRDDVDGADANGDAASSVPVVDLARLLDPSSHGDEESAKLKAACEEWGFFQVINHGVPDAVVADVKADLQAFFRLPLADKRAVAQEPGGIEGYGQAFVVSEDQKLDWADMLFLSTQPPEYRAPRFWPARPATFGDSLARYSAEVQRVAARLLASMAANLGVADAARLARVADAQAVRVNYYPACPHGRGRVLGLSPHSDAAGLTLLLQVSAVPGLQIRRRGAWISVDPIPGALVANVGDVVEVLTNGRYKSIEHRALVSPTHHRVSVAAFHSARFGDTYAPLEETIVDGDEPARYRSIGVEDYVRLVLSSKLQGKNIMDAMKINPVTE from the coding sequence ATGGACGCCAAGCCGCGCAACCTGGGCGGCTCGCTGCCGGTGCCCAACGTGCAGgacctggccgcgcgccccggcGACGAACTCACGCCGCCCGTGCTAAGCCGCTACCTCCGCGACGACGTCGACGGCGCAGACGCCAACGGCGACGCGGCCTCCTCGGTGCCGGTAGTTGACCTCGCGAGGCTCCTGGACCCGTCGTCGCACGGAGACGAGGAGTCCGCCAAACTGAAGGCGGCCTGCGAGGAGTGGGGCTTCTTCCAGGTGATCAACCACGGGGTGCCCGACGCGGTGGTCGCGGACGTGAAGGCAGACCTGCAGGCCTTCTTCCGCCTCCCGCTCGCCGACAAGCGCGCGGTGGCGCAGGAGCCCGGCGGGATCGAGGGGTACGGGCAGGCCTTCGTGGTCTCCGAGGACCAGAAGCTGGACTGGGCCGACATGCTTTTCCTGTCCACGCAGCCGCCCGAGTACCGGGCCCCGCGCTTCTGGCCGGCGCGCCCGGCCACGTTCGGGGACTCGCTGGCGCGCTACTCTGCCGAGGTGCAGCGCGTGGCCGCCCGCCTGCTGGCGTCCATGGCCGCGAACCTGGGCGTGGCGGACGCCGCGAGGCTGGCCAGGGTCGCCGACGCGCAGGCCGTGCGCGTCAACTACTACCCGGCGTGCCCGCACGGCAGGGGCAGGGTGCTGGGCCTGTCGCCGCACTCGGACGCCGCCGGCCTCACGCTGCTGCTCCAGGTCAGCGCCGTCCCGGGGCTGCAGATCAGGAGGCGCGGCGCGTGGATCAGCGTCGACCCCATCCCCGGAGCGCTGGTGGCCAACGTCGGCGACGTCGTCGAGGTGCTCACCAACGGCAGGTACAAGAGCATCGAGCACCGGGCGCTGGTTAGCCCCACCCACCACCGGGTGTCCGTCGCAGCCTTCCACTCCGCCAGGTTCGGCGACACTTACGCGCCGCTTGAGGAGACGATTGTCGATGGTGATGAGCCAGCGAGGTACAGGAGCATTGGCGTCGAGGACTACGTCCGCCTGGTGCTGTCTAGTAAGCTCCAAGGAAAGAACATAATGGACGCCATGAAGATCAATCCGGTCACTGAATGA
- the LOC542205 gene encoding Outer envelope pore protein 24, chloroplastic — translation MKATLKGRYEGDKATAATTLAAPAGDLRLKASATEAAFTNGPSLRGLTLTLEKPGAFLVDLKPHNQDVRFQFMNSALVLDKRVSLTYTHSTSLAAAPAAAPPSRTALDCTVTFDPANKVSLSHSLGSGGCRLKYTYAHGVDRLTTIEPLFDTNKNAWEFAITRKFAGGDAVKGTYQASTKLLGLEWSRDSLAGGSFKVATTFDLSDQSKAPKLIAESTWNYEI, via the exons ATGAAGGCCACGCTCAAGGGCCGCTACGAGGGCGACAAGGCCACGGCCGCCACCACCCTCGCCGCCCCCGCCGGCGACCTCCGCCTCAAGGCCTCCGCCACCGAGGCCGCCTTCACCAACGGTCCTTCCCTGCGAGGCCTCACCCTCACCCTCGAGAAGCCCGGCGCCTTCCTCGTTGACCTCAAGCCCCACAACCAG GATGTGCGCTTTCAGTTCATGAACTCCGCGCTCGTGCTCGACAAGCGCGTCAGCCTCACCTACACTCACTCCACTAGCCTCGCCGCGgcccccgccgccgcgccgccctcccgCACCGCGCTCGACTGCACCGTCACTTTCGACCCCGCCAACAAGGTCAGCCTCTCCCACTCGCTAGGCTCCGGCGGCTGCCGCCTCAAGTACACCTACGCGCACGGGGTCGACCGCCTCACCACCATCGAGCCCCTCTTCGACACCAACAAGAACGCATGGGAGTTCGCCATCACCAGGAAGTTCGCCGGAGGGGACGCCGTCAAGGGCACCTACCAGGCCTCCACCAAGCTGCTCGGCCTCGAGTGGAGCAGGGACTCTCTCGCCGGCGGCTCCTTCAAG GTTGCGACGACATTCGATTTGTCGGACCAAAGCAAAGCACCAAAGCTAATAGCAGAGAGCACGTGGAACTACGAAATATGA